A single genomic interval of Cucumis sativus cultivar 9930 chromosome 5, Cucumber_9930_V3, whole genome shotgun sequence harbors:
- the LOC101204618 gene encoding dehydration-responsive element-binding protein 1E, with translation MDWFGQFSDPLPYYPNCSYKSESSSTLSDAGTPPPQTLVNSDEEVILASNRPKRRAGRRIFKETRHPVYRGVRQRNNDKWVCELREPNKKTRIWLGTYPTAEMAARAHDIAALALRGKSACLNFADSAWRFPIPTSDDPTVIREAAARAANECNVGREEDEGGLNQPDTYPDGTDYVDDEAMSNMPMLLANMAEGLLLSPPSFCVNDDVEWDDEAMNDDVSLWNF, from the coding sequence atGGATTGGTTCGGTCAATTTTCTGATCCTCTTCCTTATTACCCCAACTGTAGTTACAAATCTGAATCTTCTTCCACTCTTTCTGACGCCGGAACACCTCCTCCTCAAACGCTGGTTAACTCTGACGAAGAAGTTATTCTCGCCTCCAACCGCCCAAAGCGTCGTGCAGGTCGTcgaatttttaaagaaactagACATCCGGTTTACAGAGGAGTCCGTCAAAGGAATAACGATAAGTGGGTTTGTGAGCTGAGAGAGCCGAATAAGAAGACGAGGATTTGGCTCGGGACATACCCAACAGCAGAGATGGCAGCTCGTGCACATGACATAGCTGCACTAGCGTTAAGAGGGAAATCAGCTTGCCTCAATTTTGCTGACTCTGCTTGGCGGTTTCCGATTCCAACGAGTGATGACCCGACTGTGATTAGAGAGGCGGCAGCAAGGGCGGCGAATGAATGTAATGTGGGTAGGGAAGAGGATGAGGGCGGTTTGAATCAGCCGGACACGTACCCTGACGGAACGGATTATGTGGATGATGAGGCTATGTCAAATATGCCAATGTTGCTTGCCAACATGGCAGAAGGACTACTGCTATCTCCTCCATCTTTTTGTGTCAACGATGACGTAGAGTGGGACGATGAGGCAATGAACGACGATGTGTCATTGTGGAACTTCTAG
- the LOC101204373 gene encoding ethylene-responsive transcription factor ERF027, protein MADQKTLPINEGQIDQSLDHKSSSPISKPIPIDPFVSSSVPTPQNPNSKSQEQLPPPPPPPPPPPSSLPSSIISPPPPSSTNKKHSLYRGIRCRSGKWVSEIREPRKTTRIWLGTFPTAEMAATAYDVAALALRGGDAVLNFPASIPTYPVPASTSPVDIRTAASTAAIAAAAKAVKKVSSTSSVDVGTMEDCSKKMRIEEFVDEEEIFGMPGLLADMAEGMMVSPPRMNSPPLSDDLMENSDGTESLWSYF, encoded by the coding sequence atGGCTGACCAAAAGACGCTTCCAATTAATGAGGGCCAAATAGACCAATCTCTTGATCATAAATCTTCTTCTCCAATATCTAAACCAATTCCCATTGacccttttgtttcttcttctgtcCCCACTCCCCAAAATCCAAATTCTAAGTCACAAGAACAACtcccaccaccaccacctcctcctcctcctcctccatcATCCCTGCCTTCTTCTATAATTTCTCCTCCCCCTCCTTCTTCAACAAATAAGAAGCACTCTTTGTATAGAGGGATCCGGTGCCGAAGTGGGAAATGGGTGTCGGAGATTCGCGAGCCACGTAAGACGACGCGCATATGGCTTGGTACGTTTCCAACTGCTGAGATGGCTGCTACTGCTTACGATGTTGCTGCCCTTGCCCTCCGTGGTGGCGATGCTGTCCTTAACTTCCCTGCCTCCATTCCAACCTACCCTGTTCCCGCTTCGACTTCTCCAGTTGACATTCGCACTGCTGCCTCCACTGCCGCTATTGCTGCAGCTGCTAAGGCGGTGAAGAAAGTTTCGTCAACTTCTTCGGTTGACGTAGGCACTATGGAAGATTGTAGCAAGAAGATGAGGATAGAGGAGTTTgtggatgaagaagaaatttttggGATGCCGGGTTTGCTGGCGGATATGGCGGAGGGGATGATGGTGTCGCCGCCGAGAATGAACTCGCCACCACTGTCGGATGACTTGATGGAAAATTCTGATGGAACGGAAAGTTTATGGAGCTACTTTTGA